A stretch of Chitinophaga caeni DNA encodes these proteins:
- a CDS encoding anhydro-N-acetylmuramic acid kinase, translating into MVYHVIGLMSGSSLDGLDIVKVELTEIGGQWTYEIQTADCIPYSEEWIGKLKAATSYNALDYMKLHTAYGHYIGQQVNAFIAKHQLEHKVHFIASHGHTVFHAPEAKMTAQLGDGASIAAETNLPVITDLRSMDIALGGQGAPIVPIGEKWLMPGYDFWLNLGGIANISSIIGKDYVAFDICAANRLLNTLANALGKDYDDGGQLASGGIVDAGLLGRLNSDPYFSKPYPKSLDNSFGIEVMLPLLQGSSLSVQTKLRTVVQHIAEQITAAVQMLISNNANQSTNKMLVTGGGAHNRFLLEVMDEMLSPLGIDIIVPDEMTINYKEALVMALMGTLRWREEVNVLHSVTGASRDSINGALWLA; encoded by the coding sequence ATGGTTTACCATGTAATCGGTTTAATGAGTGGCAGCTCACTGGATGGTTTGGACATTGTAAAGGTGGAGTTGACTGAAATCGGCGGCCAGTGGACTTATGAAATCCAGACAGCGGATTGTATTCCTTATAGTGAAGAATGGATTGGGAAGTTGAAAGCCGCTACCAGTTATAACGCGTTGGATTACATGAAACTACATACTGCGTATGGGCATTATATTGGTCAACAGGTTAATGCGTTCATTGCAAAACATCAATTGGAGCATAAAGTCCATTTCATAGCTTCTCACGGGCATACCGTTTTTCATGCACCGGAAGCAAAAATGACGGCGCAGTTGGGCGATGGCGCAAGTATTGCCGCTGAAACCAATCTCCCGGTTATTACAGATTTACGTTCTATGGATATCGCCTTAGGCGGACAAGGGGCACCCATTGTACCGATCGGGGAAAAATGGCTGATGCCGGGATATGATTTCTGGTTGAACCTGGGTGGAATTGCAAACATCTCTTCTATTATAGGAAAGGATTATGTTGCTTTTGATATATGCGCGGCAAACAGGCTTTTAAATACCTTGGCTAATGCCCTGGGCAAAGATTATGATGATGGAGGACAATTGGCTTCCGGTGGCATTGTTGACGCGGGGCTTTTGGGGCGATTAAATTCGGATCCTTATTTTTCTAAACCATATCCAAAGTCGCTCGATAATAGTTTCGGTATAGAAGTGATGCTGCCGCTATTGCAAGGATCTTCCTTGAGTGTACAAACGAAATTACGTACCGTGGTGCAACATATCGCGGAGCAAATTACCGCGGCGGTTCAAATGTTAATTAGTAATAACGCTAATCAATCAACCAATAAGATGCTTGTTACCGGTGGAGGTGCGCACAACCGCTTCTTACTCGAAGTGATGGATGAGATGCTCTCTCCATTAGGGATTGATATTATTGTGCCGGATGAAATGACCATCAATTATAAAGAAGCGTTGGTTATGGCCTTGATGGGCACCTTGCGTTGGCGTGAAGAAGTCAACGTATTACATTCTGTCACGGGCGCATCTAGGGATAGTATCAATGGGGCTTTGTGGCTGGCCTAA
- the rlmN gene encoding 23S rRNA (adenine(2503)-C(2))-methyltransferase RlmN, which translates to MSSKKNIRHLSLNELQDFFTQNGEKAFRAKQVYEWLWLRHATSFEQMTNLSKSLRAYLENHFTLPAIQIGTTQQSSDGTIKNSFRLFDGNIVEGVLIPTDNRQTACVSSQVGCSLSCKFCATGYMDRKRNLDFDEIYDEVALLNQQALAQSGKKLTNIVYMGMGEPLLNYNNVLKSIEKITSPDGLAMSPKRITVSTAGVAKMIRKLGDDQVRFNLALSLHAANDKKRSEIMPINDSNSLKELIDALNYFYKKTGNEISFEYILFKDFNDSQKDADELIKIYRQVPVDLVNVIEYNPIDNALFRKPDMDATDIFMDYLAKHKVNARVRRSRGKDIDAACGQLANKQKTTQTTV; encoded by the coding sequence ATGAGCAGCAAGAAAAATATTAGGCACTTGAGCCTGAATGAGTTACAAGATTTTTTCACCCAGAATGGCGAGAAAGCTTTCCGTGCAAAACAAGTGTACGAATGGCTGTGGTTACGCCATGCAACTAGTTTTGAACAGATGACCAACCTGTCCAAATCATTGCGTGCATACCTTGAAAATCATTTCACACTCCCGGCCATCCAAATCGGGACTACCCAGCAAAGTTCTGATGGCACTATTAAGAATAGTTTCCGTTTATTTGACGGGAATATCGTGGAAGGCGTTCTCATTCCCACGGATAACCGGCAAACAGCTTGCGTATCCAGCCAAGTAGGCTGTAGCCTAAGTTGCAAATTCTGCGCAACAGGATACATGGATCGCAAAAGAAATTTAGATTTCGATGAGATTTACGATGAAGTGGCGCTCTTAAACCAACAAGCCTTGGCTCAATCCGGTAAAAAGTTGACCAACATCGTTTATATGGGGATGGGCGAACCATTGCTGAATTATAACAATGTTCTTAAATCTATTGAGAAAATCACTTCCCCGGATGGCCTAGCGATGAGTCCTAAAAGGATCACCGTTTCTACTGCCGGCGTCGCAAAAATGATCCGGAAATTGGGAGATGATCAAGTTCGTTTTAACCTGGCCTTGTCCTTGCATGCTGCCAATGATAAGAAACGAAGCGAAATCATGCCGATCAATGACAGCAACAGTTTGAAAGAACTGATCGATGCCCTCAATTACTTTTATAAAAAGACCGGGAACGAAATTTCATTTGAGTATATCCTCTTCAAAGATTTCAATGACTCCCAGAAAGATGCAGACGAACTGATCAAGATTTACCGCCAAGTACCGGTGGATCTCGTCAACGTGATTGAGTATAACCCGATCGACAATGCCCTTTTCCGCAAACCAGATATGGATGCCACCGATATATTCATGGATTACCTGGCCAAACATAAAGTAAATGCTAGGGTAAGAAGAAGCCGCGGTAAAGATATCGATGCCGCCTGCGGACAATTGGCCAATAAACAAAAAACAACACAAACTACTGTATAA
- a CDS encoding thiolase family protein translates to MQTAYIVDAARTPIGRYGGALSSVRPDDLLTIVLKELVARHPGMDVNAIEDVIIGATNQAGEDNRDVARMAVLLAGWPVSIGGNTVNRLCASGLQAIMDASRAIMCGEGDIYIAGGVESMTRAPFVMGKSEGAFSRKTEMYDSTIGWRFTNKRLAGMYYPYSMGETAENVARQWNISRGDQDQFAFDSQRKYKLALQAGKWADEIIPVPITPNKEERVIFSQDEHPRDTSLEKLASLRPAFAKDGSVTAGNSSGINDGAAAVIIASEAAIKRYQLVPMARIVSMAVAGVDPSIMGIGPVPATRKALQRASLQVQDLDVIELNEAFAAQSLACLRDLELDPSKINLNGGSIAIGHPLGCSGARITATLLHEMKRQQNAKYGLATMCVGVGQGAAMVFERV, encoded by the coding sequence ATGCAAACAGCTTATATCGTAGACGCAGCCAGGACGCCTATCGGGCGTTATGGCGGGGCACTGAGTTCCGTTCGCCCCGATGACCTGCTAACAATAGTACTCAAGGAATTAGTTGCACGCCATCCTGGCATGGATGTCAATGCCATCGAAGATGTAATTATAGGCGCGACCAACCAAGCGGGTGAAGATAACCGCGATGTGGCCCGCATGGCCGTTTTATTGGCCGGGTGGCCGGTATCTATCGGCGGTAATACGGTCAACCGGTTATGCGCCAGTGGTTTACAAGCTATAATGGACGCTTCCAGGGCTATTATGTGCGGCGAGGGCGATATTTATATTGCCGGTGGTGTAGAAAGTATGACAAGGGCGCCATTCGTGATGGGGAAAAGCGAAGGAGCATTTAGCCGTAAAACGGAGATGTACGATTCTACCATCGGGTGGAGGTTTACCAATAAAAGGCTAGCAGGGATGTATTATCCTTACTCGATGGGTGAAACAGCCGAGAACGTGGCCCGGCAGTGGAATATCAGCCGCGGGGACCAGGATCAATTTGCTTTCGACAGCCAGCGGAAATATAAACTAGCCTTGCAGGCCGGCAAATGGGCGGACGAGATCATCCCCGTACCAATTACTCCAAATAAGGAAGAAAGGGTCATTTTTTCGCAAGATGAGCATCCGCGGGATACCAGCTTGGAGAAGTTGGCCAGCCTAAGACCTGCTTTTGCTAAGGACGGATCGGTAACAGCCGGTAATTCTTCGGGGATCAATGATGGCGCTGCGGCGGTCATCATCGCTTCGGAAGCTGCCATAAAGCGTTACCAACTGGTGCCAATGGCGAGGATCGTAAGCATGGCTGTGGCAGGCGTGGACCCTTCCATTATGGGAATCGGGCCGGTTCCTGCTACCAGGAAAGCATTACAAAGGGCATCCTTGCAGGTGCAGGACCTGGATGTGATTGAATTGAACGAGGCTTTTGCCGCACAATCACTGGCTTGCTTACGGGACTTGGAACTTGATCCTTCGAAGATTAATCTCAACGGTGGTTCCATAGCTATCGGTCACCCGTTGGGATGCAGCGGGGCTAGGATCACGGCCACGTTATTGCACGAGATGAAGCGTCAACAAAACGCGAAGTACGGTTTGGCAACGATGTGCGTCGGTGTGGGACAAGGCGCCGCGATGGTGTTTGAACGGGTTTGA
- a CDS encoding RNA polymerase sigma factor — MSMQVINKLNDEELITLFKSGHNSALEELVYRHKDKLFTSIILLVKDPFLAEDIFQDTFIKVIDTIRADRYTEKGRFLPWAMRIAHNLCVDHFRKIKRTPIIKTNDDKDIFNVLSFSEKSAEEQMITRQSHDRVRQMLDLLPEEQREVIILRHYADLSFKEIADLTQVSINTALGRMRYGLINLRKMMTEKHICL, encoded by the coding sequence ATGTCTATGCAAGTAATTAACAAACTCAACGACGAAGAATTGATCACGCTTTTCAAATCGGGGCATAACTCCGCTTTGGAAGAACTTGTTTACCGTCACAAGGACAAATTATTCACATCGATTATATTATTGGTCAAAGATCCTTTCTTAGCAGAGGATATTTTCCAGGATACCTTTATCAAGGTGATAGATACGATCCGCGCGGATCGTTACACCGAGAAAGGAAGGTTTTTACCTTGGGCGATGCGGATAGCACATAACTTGTGCGTGGATCATTTCCGTAAAATCAAGAGAACCCCGATCATCAAGACGAATGATGACAAAGATATTTTCAACGTATTGAGTTTTAGCGAGAAAAGCGCCGAAGAGCAAATGATCACCCGTCAAAGCCATGACCGGGTAAGGCAAATGCTCGATTTATTGCCGGAAGAGCAGCGCGAAGTAATCATTCTCAGGCATTACGCCGACTTAAGTTTCAAAGAAATTGCAGATCTTACGCAGGTAAGTATCAACACGGCATTAGGTCGGATGCGCTACGGTTTAATAAACCTGCGCAAGATGATGACCGAGAAACATATTTGTTTGTAA
- the ade gene encoding adenine deaminase: MNSFEIAANLIDIEAKRIFPAIISVDNGMITAISPTDQPVENFILPGFIDAHVHIESSMLIPSEFARLASIHGTVATVSDPHEIANVLGIKGVEFMLDNAKKVPFYFNFGAPSCVPATSFETAGAAVTAGDVDALLQRDDIKYLSEMMNFPGVLHKDPDVMQKIAAARKYGKPVDGHAPGLTGEAAREYVAAGINTDHECFTAGEALEKLDLGMKILIREGSAAKNFDALAPLIPKHADNMMFCSDDKHPDSLLEGHINVLVKRSLDLGYDLYDVLKMACINPVQHYDLASGTLKVGHPADFIIVDNTKDFNVLKTFVKGELIAENGKTFIRSVYTQPINQFNTSMKSLMDFEVRANDPASKNQEVPVIVALDGQLITLAEKAVLPVLDGLIHADLQQNVLKIAVVNRYQDAPVAVGFVKNFGLKKGAIASSIAHDSHNIIVVGVDDKSIVEAVNLIIDGQGGISVSTTGRLQYLPLPVAGLMSHLDAFDIASQYTQVDSSVKKDLGSTLEAPFMTLSFMALLVIPHLKLSDLGLFNGDTFQFV; this comes from the coding sequence ATGAATAGTTTCGAGATTGCTGCAAACCTCATAGATATTGAGGCCAAAAGGATATTCCCTGCCATAATTAGCGTGGATAACGGCATGATAACCGCCATTTCTCCTACCGACCAACCGGTGGAAAATTTCATTTTACCCGGTTTTATCGATGCCCATGTGCATATTGAAAGCTCCATGCTGATCCCTTCTGAATTTGCCCGTTTGGCTTCCATCCACGGCACCGTGGCAACTGTCTCTGATCCCCACGAGATTGCAAATGTTTTGGGGATAAAAGGGGTAGAATTCATGTTGGATAACGCTAAGAAAGTTCCTTTTTACTTCAATTTCGGGGCGCCGTCTTGCGTGCCCGCCACATCTTTTGAAACCGCCGGAGCCGCAGTAACCGCCGGTGATGTGGACGCCCTTCTACAAAGGGATGATATTAAATATTTATCGGAAATGATGAATTTCCCGGGTGTGCTCCATAAAGACCCCGACGTGATGCAAAAAATCGCCGCCGCCCGTAAATACGGGAAACCGGTTGATGGTCATGCACCCGGCTTAACGGGGGAAGCCGCCAGGGAATATGTAGCTGCCGGGATCAACACGGATCATGAATGTTTTACCGCGGGGGAAGCCCTAGAAAAGCTGGACCTAGGTATGAAAATCCTGATACGGGAAGGAAGCGCAGCCAAGAACTTTGATGCCCTAGCCCCGCTAATTCCAAAGCATGCCGACAATATGATGTTTTGCAGCGATGACAAACACCCGGACAGTTTACTGGAAGGACATATTAATGTGCTGGTCAAAAGATCCTTGGACCTGGGCTATGACCTGTATGACGTTCTGAAGATGGCTTGTATCAACCCGGTTCAACATTATGACTTAGCATCCGGCACACTGAAAGTAGGCCACCCGGCTGATTTCATCATAGTAGATAACACCAAGGATTTCAACGTGTTAAAGACTTTTGTGAAAGGTGAGTTGATCGCTGAAAACGGGAAGACTTTCATTCGCTCCGTTTATACCCAACCCATCAATCAATTCAACACTTCTATGAAATCTTTGATGGACTTCGAAGTACGGGCAAACGACCCTGCTTCAAAGAACCAGGAAGTGCCGGTAATTGTAGCGCTGGATGGGCAGTTAATAACATTAGCGGAAAAGGCGGTTCTCCCTGTGCTGGATGGGCTCATTCACGCTGATCTTCAGCAGAATGTATTAAAAATAGCCGTGGTAAACCGCTATCAAGATGCCCCCGTTGCCGTAGGGTTCGTAAAAAACTTCGGATTAAAAAAAGGCGCCATCGCTTCCAGCATAGCACATGATAGTCATAATATCATCGTAGTTGGAGTAGATGATAAAAGCATCGTTGAAGCGGTTAATCTTATCATTGATGGTCAAGGCGGCATCAGCGTTTCTACTACCGGCAGACTGCAATACCTACCGCTCCCGGTAGCAGGATTAATGAGTCATTTGGATGCGTTTGATATAGCTTCTCAATATACCCAGGTGGACAGTTCTGTAAAAAAAGATTTGGGTTCAACACTGGAAGCTCCATTCATGACATTATCATTTATGGCATTGCTGGTAATTCCACATTTGAAACTAAGTGACCTGGGCTTATTTAATGGCGATACTTTCCAGTTTGTGTAG
- a CDS encoding LolA-like protein — protein MKRVKMLALSLALIFTGAVASQAQSVDEIVNRHLAAMGGADKLNSIKSLYIEGNMEIQGMEIPIKQWIIQNKALRLEMDVMGTSNIQVVKPTTGWMQMPVSNVPDPTDMEPEQVKTAAKQLDISGDLTNYAAKGSKVELKGKETLDGVDTYHLVMTDKDGKKQDLFLDAKTYYIVKKVMTAEQQGQEMTIETLISDYRKGDDGFISAHAIEQPLTGMKMTFSKVNYNVDVDNKLFDKPTN, from the coding sequence ATGAAAAGAGTAAAAATGTTGGCCCTATCATTAGCTCTCATATTCACTGGAGCAGTTGCAAGCCAAGCTCAATCTGTCGATGAGATCGTGAATAGGCACCTTGCCGCAATGGGAGGCGCCGATAAACTGAATTCCATCAAAAGCTTGTATATCGAAGGGAACATGGAAATCCAGGGAATGGAAATTCCTATTAAACAATGGATCATTCAAAACAAAGCCCTGCGCCTTGAAATGGATGTTATGGGAACCAGCAATATCCAGGTGGTAAAACCAACTACAGGCTGGATGCAAATGCCCGTTAGTAATGTCCCCGATCCAACGGATATGGAGCCCGAACAAGTGAAGACCGCCGCTAAACAACTGGATATTTCCGGCGATTTGACAAATTACGCAGCTAAAGGATCTAAAGTTGAACTGAAAGGAAAGGAAACATTGGATGGCGTTGATACCTACCATCTTGTAATGACTGATAAAGACGGTAAAAAACAGGACCTGTTCCTGGATGCCAAAACTTACTATATCGTTAAGAAAGTTATGACTGCTGAGCAACAAGGCCAGGAAATGACGATCGAAACTTTAATCAGTGATTACCGTAAAGGTGATGATGGGTTTATCTCTGCTCATGCTATCGAGCAACCATTAACCGGTATGAAAATGACTTTCTCAAAAGTGAACTATAATGTGGATGTTGATAACAAATTGTTTGATAAGCCAACAAACTAA
- a CDS encoding peroxiredoxin: MSLRLGDTAPNFKATTSQGEIDFYEYLGDNWGVLFSHPADYTPVCTTELGKTALLKDEFAKRGVKVLAVSVDPVDKHLGWIKDINETQHCEVTFPIIADEDRTVANLYGMIHPNASETFTVRSLFVIGPDKKVKLTITYPASTGRNFFEVLRVIDSLQLTANYSVATPADWKDGEDVIVVPSIKTEDIPARFPKGYKEIKPYLRTTPQPNK, from the coding sequence ATGAGCTTAAGACTTGGAGATACAGCGCCAAATTTCAAGGCAACCACTTCACAAGGGGAAATTGACTTCTACGAATATTTAGGTGACAATTGGGGTGTTTTATTTTCTCACCCTGCCGATTATACGCCGGTTTGTACCACGGAATTAGGTAAAACAGCCTTATTGAAAGACGAATTTGCAAAGCGTGGTGTAAAGGTTTTGGCTGTAAGTGTTGATCCGGTTGACAAGCACCTGGGTTGGATCAAGGATATTAACGAGACACAACATTGCGAAGTTACCTTCCCGATTATCGCGGATGAAGATAGGACTGTCGCCAATTTATATGGAATGATTCACCCGAATGCATCAGAAACATTCACGGTGCGTTCCCTGTTTGTAATAGGGCCTGATAAAAAGGTGAAATTGACAATCACTTACCCTGCTTCTACCGGGAGAAACTTTTTCGAGGTATTGCGTGTTATAGATTCATTGCAGTTGACTGCTAATTATAGCGTGGCAACACCGGCAGACTGGAAAGATGGTGAAGATGTGATCGTGGTTCCTTCTATCAAAACGGAAGATATTCCTGCCCGTTTCCCTAAGGGTTACAAGGAAATCAAGCCATATTTAAGGACGACACCGCAGCCTAATAAATAG
- a CDS encoding pseudouridine synthase: MKHKKTAGSKGFSPFKESPLEGKRKYASAKYPDRSLPEKTKQAKRYFKDTNESSPDDVSNSSRSADKKHVKKSAYGKPVFEKGYKNPNRETPSGFNRQKFMDTANERFATKQLKKEDKKKSRDVASLDPNEMPLNKYIAHSGICSRRKAVELIKEGKVTVNGNVVLEPATKVLPTDSVKLSNKKINITKNLVYILLNKPKGYITTTDDPEGRKTVMDLIVDAPNERVYPVGRLDRNTSGLLLLTNDGDLAQKLAHPSFNIKKIYQVELDKPLTKSDSEKIMDGITLEDGITYVDALGYTDPKDKRQLGIEIHSGKNRIVRRIFEHMGYNVEKLDRVMYAGLTKKNLPRGKWRLLSEKEVILLKHFK; the protein is encoded by the coding sequence ATGAAACACAAAAAAACCGCCGGGAGCAAAGGCTTCAGTCCATTTAAAGAATCTCCCCTCGAAGGCAAACGAAAATACGCATCTGCTAAATATCCCGACAGGTCCTTACCCGAAAAAACAAAACAAGCGAAACGCTATTTTAAAGATACTAATGAATCATCTCCCGATGATGTATCTAACAGTTCCCGTTCAGCTGATAAGAAACATGTTAAGAAATCGGCATACGGTAAACCTGTTTTTGAGAAAGGCTATAAAAACCCTAACCGCGAAACCCCGAGTGGCTTTAACCGTCAAAAATTCATGGATACTGCCAACGAAAGGTTCGCTACCAAGCAACTGAAAAAGGAAGACAAGAAAAAATCTAGGGATGTAGCATCTTTGGATCCGAACGAGATGCCATTGAATAAATACATCGCCCATAGTGGAATCTGTTCGAGGAGAAAAGCGGTGGAATTAATCAAGGAAGGAAAAGTTACCGTGAACGGAAACGTGGTTTTAGAACCTGCTACCAAGGTACTCCCGACTGATAGCGTAAAACTTTCTAACAAGAAAATCAATATTACCAAGAACCTGGTATATATCCTGCTAAACAAGCCAAAGGGTTATATTACAACAACAGATGATCCCGAAGGAAGGAAAACCGTCATGGATCTTATCGTTGATGCGCCTAACGAAAGGGTGTATCCCGTTGGCAGGTTAGATCGTAATACATCGGGCTTATTGTTATTAACCAATGATGGTGATTTAGCACAAAAATTGGCCCATCCAAGTTTCAATATCAAGAAAATTTACCAGGTCGAACTGGATAAGCCCCTGACAAAATCTGATAGTGAAAAAATCATGGATGGTATCACCCTTGAGGATGGCATCACATATGTAGATGCATTGGGATATACCGATCCGAAAGATAAAAGACAACTGGGCATCGAGATCCATAGCGGTAAAAACAGGATCGTACGCAGGATTTTCGAACACATGGGTTACAATGTTGAGAAGTTGGATCGCGTGATGTATGCCGGTTTAACCAAGAAGAATTTACCTCGGGGAAAATGGCGCCTGCTCTCCGAGAAGGAAGTTATCCTGTTAAAACATTTCAAATAA
- a CDS encoding helix-turn-helix transcriptional regulator has product MPFNKDALSRFRWIDERLRNKRLPKPTLANIIEYVSDKIEKPVGERTIQQDIQHMRSDTNLNYFAPIVYDRSSRTYSYSDDSYSINQIPIDEADLEGLEIAIGILEQFRSLPVVQQFEDAILKIATSLKINRDSLENQGLIRFSKATQFKGTEFIPEIIDAIKNREVIRLAYQSFGRTEPKEHWVEPYHLREYQDRFYLVGKSQKSKNASVLTFGLDRIIKIWPTNLQFDEKNFDDASYFRHAIGITVSDDQAPKKIIISLSPLQGKYVKSQPIHNTQKVLIDNVEECRVSIEVVINTELIMLLLSYGKNAKVLEPRSLAQRLAEEAGAVLHLYKDND; this is encoded by the coding sequence ATGCCCTTCAATAAAGATGCCTTGTCGCGCTTTCGTTGGATAGATGAACGTTTAAGGAACAAAAGGTTACCCAAACCCACCCTGGCGAATATCATTGAATATGTTTCTGATAAAATAGAAAAACCGGTTGGGGAACGAACCATCCAACAAGATATTCAACATATGCGGAGCGATACCAACTTAAATTATTTCGCACCCATCGTGTACGATCGTTCCAGTAGGACTTATTCCTACTCCGACGATAGTTATTCCATTAATCAAATCCCGATCGATGAAGCCGACCTGGAAGGCCTGGAAATTGCTATCGGCATATTGGAACAATTCAGGAGTTTGCCGGTAGTACAGCAATTTGAAGATGCTATATTGAAAATAGCAACCAGTTTAAAAATAAACCGTGATAGCCTCGAAAATCAAGGGCTCATCCGCTTTTCAAAAGCTACGCAGTTCAAGGGAACCGAGTTTATCCCCGAAATTATCGATGCCATTAAGAACCGCGAAGTGATACGCCTAGCCTACCAAAGTTTTGGCCGGACAGAGCCGAAGGAACATTGGGTGGAGCCTTACCATCTAAGGGAATACCAAGACAGGTTTTACCTGGTAGGGAAAAGCCAAAAAAGTAAGAATGCTTCGGTGTTGACTTTCGGTTTAGACCGGATCATTAAAATATGGCCTACCAACCTCCAGTTTGATGAAAAGAATTTCGATGATGCCAGCTACTTCAGGCATGCTATCGGGATAACCGTATCCGACGACCAGGCGCCGAAAAAGATTATCATCTCCCTTAGCCCATTACAAGGGAAGTACGTTAAATCACAACCCATACACAATACGCAGAAAGTACTAATCGATAACGTGGAAGAATGCCGCGTGTCAATCGAGGTAGTAATTAACACGGAGCTAATCATGTTACTTTTGAGTTATGGGAAAAATGCGAAAGTGCTCGAACCGCGCAGCTTAGCCCAAAGACTCGCGGAAGAAGCCGGGGCCGTTCTTCATTTGTACAAGGATAATGACTAG
- a CDS encoding RluA family pseudouridine synthase, which produces MRIEDYIIFENDDMVAINKPSGLLTLPDRHNAELSSLSGLLKKKYNEIFIVHRLDKDTSGLIIFAKHAASHKYLSKLFESREVSKFYLGIVNGILPNEKGSIKESLMEHPVQAGKMVVNSKGKTSHTDYQVKETFDLYSLVEMQIHTGRMHQIRVHMKWLGHPVAVDALYGNGKPIFLSNIKKKFKLGKYVEEERPLLGRLALHSYRLEFNGYDGQIYSLEAPLPKDMNAVLQQLRKQVR; this is translated from the coding sequence ATGCGCATAGAAGATTATATTATATTCGAAAACGACGATATGGTGGCTATCAATAAACCAAGTGGATTATTGACTTTGCCGGATCGTCATAATGCTGAATTATCTTCATTATCAGGCCTGCTCAAAAAGAAATACAACGAGATATTCATCGTGCATAGGCTAGATAAAGACACCAGTGGTTTGATCATCTTTGCAAAGCATGCCGCAAGCCATAAATATCTTTCTAAGCTCTTCGAAAGCCGGGAAGTATCCAAATTCTACCTGGGTATCGTAAATGGTATTTTGCCTAATGAGAAGGGTTCCATAAAAGAATCCTTGATGGAACATCCTGTTCAAGCGGGAAAAATGGTGGTGAACAGTAAGGGAAAAACTTCGCATACCGATTACCAGGTCAAGGAAACGTTTGATTTATATAGCCTTGTTGAAATGCAAATACATACAGGTCGTATGCACCAAATCAGGGTACACATGAAATGGTTGGGGCACCCGGTTGCCGTGGATGCACTGTATGGTAACGGAAAACCCATATTTCTTAGTAATATCAAGAAAAAATTCAAACTGGGCAAGTACGTGGAAGAAGAGCGGCCACTCCTCGGGAGGCTAGCCCTGCATTCCTACCGGTTGGAGTTCAATGGTTACGACGGGCAAATTTACAGTTTGGAAGCCCCGCTACCGAAAGATATGAACGCTGTACTGCAACAATTACGGAAACAAGTTAGGTAG